The Panicum hallii strain FIL2 chromosome 5, PHallii_v3.1, whole genome shotgun sequence genome contains the following window.
GAGCGAGGCGGCGTTCACGGACTCCGCCGACGGGAGCAGCTCCAGCTCCGACGCCGCCTCCACCGACgagtggccgccggcgccggcgaggaagCCGGGGTGCTGCGCCTCCGACTCCGAGGTGGCCAGGCAGCAGCACAAGCCCAAGCGCAGAGCGCCGTCAGGTGACCCATTGCTGCGCCCTCTCGTCACCTGCAGCCGTCTCGGATTCTCGGTGGCGAATTTGTCTAATTCACGCGCACTCCCTGTGTTTCAACAACTGGCAGAGATGGAGATGATGAAGGAGCGGTTCGCGAAGCTGCTGCTCGGCGAGGACATGTCCGGGAGCGGCAAGGGCGTCTGCACGGCGCTCGCCATCTCCAACGCCATCACCAACCTCTGCGGTGAGAAATCGTCGCCATTGCTTGGAGTGGGCTTGTGTTAAATTCCTAATTAACCGATGCCTCTTGCGTTTCGCAGCCACCATCTTCGGGCAGCTCTGGAGGCTGGAGCCGCTCCCGCCGGAGAAGAAGGCCATGTGGCGGCGGGAGATGGACTGGCTGCTCTGCGTCAGCGACCACATCGTCGAGCTGGTCCCCACGTGGCAGTCATTCCCCGACGGAACCAGGCTCGAGGTACCTCGCCTGCAACATCCCTCCATTTTCCTTCCTTAACATTCTAGCTGTAGCACACCGAGAGCTGAAATTTGCATCGACTATCACTCGTTTTTTTCCATCTAAGCATACGGATCCGATACGGAGTGCGCAAGCTTGATTTATGCGTTGGAATTGCAAATGGCTAATCAAATTTCTTGCTTTGTACGGTGAATGCACATTATATGACAGTTGATAATTGAGCACCCCACCACCAAAGATGAAGATATGGTGGTTacaaaatgtaattcatattTTCTGAAAAAGGGTACTAACATCGTGGTTGTTCAACAGCTAGTACAACGGCTGGGTTTTGATAGAAGCGTTTAAGTGTACTAGAGCTGTTTATAATGGAGCTTTAGTTGCATATGGACCACTAGAAAATGACATATTAAACATGCTCTTAGCTAACCCGGATTTGGTACCAAGTACTAACTTGATTTCGTTCTCATGCCAAAAGGGGGGAAAAAAGAGAGAAGGTTGGCTGGAATGTGTTTTAGCTATAGAAATTGATGAACTAGTAAGATGAGTATGCTCAGTACAAAACAAATGCATGCCTAATTTTTTGAATAGACATAAGAAATTTCATACAGAAGACAGAAATCAtcaatgattttttttttctgcagCATGTAAATTTCCAACTGAAAGCTATCAATGAGTGTCACTAAAGGGGTGCAATGCCTATACTTATTGCTTACGTATCACACAACAAACTCTAATGCAATCATGTAAATAAATGACGTACCAACAAGCATATTGCATATGTCGTTGCTACTCAATAACTGATTGCACAAATTTCTTAATGCTGTATTTCAGATTATGACAAGCAGACCACGGTCAGATTTATACATCAATCTGCCAGCCCTCCGGAAGCTCGATCATATGCTCCTTGTGAGTTTCTCTGAACTGCGAATTCGTGTTGATTGAAAAAGAAATCGGTTATCTCACAGCAGGATCTTCTGACAGGAAATCCTGGAAAGCTTCAGAGATCCAGAGTTCTGGTATGTTGAGCAAGGTATAGCTGCACCGGATTGCGACAGCTCCGCCTCCTTCAGGTCAGCTTTCCACCGCCGTGATGAGAAATGGTGGCTACCAGTGCCTCGTGTCCCTCCTGGAGGCCTTCACGACAAAACAAGGAAGCAGCTGCAGCACAAACGTGATTGTGCAAATCAAATCTTGAAGGCTGCCATGGCAATCAACAGCAATTCTTTAGCTGAGATGGAGGTCCCTGAATCGTACCTCGACTCCCTACCGAAGGTATACCATGCCTTCTTCCCTGATCAAAACACAGGTCGTGCTATTTCCACTGCATGTATTGGTCTCAACTCTGAGCATGTTGCTGTAATCTTGGATTTCAGAATGGAAGGACAACCTTAGGTGACATCATATACCGCTACATAACATCTGATCAGTTCTCCCCTGAGTGCCTTCTTGACTGCCTAGACCTGTCCACGGAGCACCAGGCCCTGGAAATCGCTAACCGTGTCGAGGCGTCAGTCTACGTGTGGCGCCGGAGGGTTGCTCCAAAACTGGTAAACGGCTTGGGCCGTAGTAGCAGTGCTAGATCATCTTGGGGCATGGTGAAGGATATGATGGTAGACATGGAGAAGAGGGAGCTGCTTGCTGAACGAGCAGAGGGCCTGCTAATATGCTTGAAGCAAAGGTTTCCTGGACTGACACAGACAAGCTTGGACATGAGCAAGATTCAGTACAACAAGGTTTCTAAATTCTCTCTATATATCTGTTTCTCCCTTTATTTTAGCCATTGTCAAGTTAGTAAATGATATCACTCCGGTTGGTCAACAATTATCAGGATGTGGGCAAATCAATCCTGGAGAGTTATTCAAGGGTGCTGGAAAGTTTGGCTTCAAACATCGTCACCCGCATCGACGATCTCCTGAACATCGATGAGCTGAACAGACACGCCGAACAGTTCTCGGCAACAGGTGATGCAGACTGCAAGATTGCTTGCAGCCAGACTGCAGTTCCATCCTTCCCAGTGCCTACCTCAGGCACACCATTCATGACGGCATATGCTACGCCCAGCTTCTCGCCTGCGCAACTGGCAAGCCCGTCCAAGAAAGAGAAGACGTCACTGACTCCAGGCAGACGGTCTCAGCATAGCAGGAGTGTTGGCGCAAAGAAAGCCTTGACAGATCATGTCGGTACAGAAGTGAAGGGGATGATAATTAGCAGCGGTATGATGATAGATGTCTCGACGACTACAGAGTTGTAAATCTTGGCAGATAGCTCATGATCTCACCAAGAGGACTAGTCTTGTGTATAAATTTcatttgtgtgtgtgtgtgtctaaGTTTTTACTGGCATACTGCATTTCTGATCTGTTGATGATAAGGTGTGTGCCCTGCTGTTTGCTGACAGCCTGATTTACTCCTCTGGTAGCATAGACGGGTGTTGTACTCTACGATGAGCTTCAATCTGATTTAAATTTGTTGAATTTGTACTGTTGAAATCAAGATGTGATTGGGGACATTTGATGTGAAAAGCAGCTCTTAGTCGTACAATGGTCATTGTCCCGAAACATAGCCATTTCTGATTGCAATCCCCTTGATCAACGCTCATCCGACATTCCAAACTGAAGGCTAGGGTGCGTTTCAAGTAAAGTTTGAACCTGGGAGTCAAACCTCATTGGTTTCAGAAGAGAGACACACCCCATTGTTAGCAACCCCATTTAAATCTGAAGCTCTTGCTGCTTCAAGTTCTTACAGCTCTGCGATTCAGGTTTCCGAGTAGCCTGTAAAAGGCCGTGTGACTCGGTTGTCGTGTTCTCAAGAACTCCGGCCTGCCCTCCAACTAAAGTCATGCCACCGACACGCCCGTAATGATTGTGAACAGACAAAGGAGCCGAAACTTGGATCAAAGGCCATTTACGTGGCAGATGTTCAGTGACTGCAACGAGAGTTGTATCATTGTATGGTCGCTAAGCCTGCCTCACCATAGTGGAATGCAGTAGGTAATGCTACTGAAACGGGGAGCTCGGCGCACGCCGCGCAAAGACGACGCCTAGTGCAGCATCCACTTCTGCCGTTTCACACCATGAAGCCGAGCGAAACCTCAGGCAACAATGATGGCCTCCGTTCACGCTCGAGGCGCCGGGGCTGTATATATACCCACCTCCCTGATGCCGAGAAGATCATCAGAGTTCTTCAGCTCAGTGCAGTGCAGTGAAGGCAGCCGAGTGTGAGGTGCGCTACCATACCAGGCATCAAAGGTCAAAGCAATGGAACTCCAGGCGAGGTGCCTCTGCGTCGTCGCGATGCTCCTGGTGGCCGGCCTGGCGGGGATGGAGACGGCGCACGGCGCGGGGGAGTGCGGCCGCGCGCCCGTGGACCAGGTGGCGCTCAAGCTGGCCCCGTGCGCGGCGGCGACGCAGAACCCGCGCGCCGCGGTGCCGCCGGCCTGCTGCGCGCAGGTGCGCGCCATCGGGCGCAACCCCAAGTGCCTCTGCGCCGTCATGCTGTCCGGCACGGCGCGGAAGGCCGGCGTCAAGCCCGCCGTGGCCATGACCATCCCCAAGCGCTGCGCCATCGCCAACCGCCCCGTCGGCTACAAATGCGGCCGTAAGCAACCCCTGCGATGCTCAGACGTTTCCACTGAAAGATCACCGCATTGCATCAACATTGCTTGCTTTATTCTGTTCCGTTCACTGTCTGCTTTTTCACTGTGCAGCATATACCCTGCCATGAGAGATGAGGAACAAAGTGATGGCGCCGGCACCTGAAGGGCTCCAAATTCTGAATGACCGATATGCTGTGATCTCTGTCGTGTGGGACTTTTCGCAGATCCCTGAATAATGTGGCTGTAACACTGCCTCAACTTTGGAATAAACTACTTCTGAAATCAATAATACTGTGAAAATGTAGCGACAAGAACAGTTTCCAACTTCTGTCAAATTCCAGCTGGTAAAGGTGTACAGTGAAGTGGTCGCCGCTTCTCCAGCATTTTATCTTTTGCTTTGGAGCGACGATCCAATTGTACATACATTTGACTCTAGGGAGTCAGATACCAAACCACCGATATTACTGGCAGATTGGACAGGGACCCTTTTATGCAACCTAACTCACACTTTGCTACTTTTCATTACATTGCACATCTAAAGCTGCGACTATGAAAGACACACACTAAATCTGTCCAGTTGTGGTGATGCTTCTAAATACTGGCACCCCCATTGGACGAAAGCGGGTCCACTATCGACGCAGGGTAACTGATGATACTACCAACAGTCAAGGAAATGGAACTTCACTGCCTCCCCCTTTTAGTTCCTGCTACACAGAATCCAATAGAATGGTGAGAGAGACTGACAAAACTATTAATAACATGATGATGTGACAATGTTGTATAGGTAAATAAAGATTCATCAAAATGCCACATAACAACAGGCAGAGAACCAGTTACATATAAAAGCTAGGCTCCTATCTCTACATTCAATTTTATCATGAACCCAGATCcttgaaattgtaataaaacaTTGCTTCTCATATGGGAACTGTTGACTTAATAAGCATGTCTATTTTTTACACGGTTGATAAGTTGATTTTTCATGATCCCGAACTTTATCAGGATAGCAGGAGTTTACCACATACTCGTTCCTAAACAAACATCAAGTTCTTATGGATAATATGTATTCTGAAGAAGAAAATGATGGAATGGAACAGCAGCCAAGTAGTGTAGTTCAATAAAGTTAAAATAGCTTGTTTCTTTACATGGAACTAAATCGTGGAGATTACGAAATCCTTTATTTTCCAGTAATTCTCTGAGGTTCCAATAGTAATGAAACGTCACATCAGTGCGCTCAATAGGCAAGCATGTTTTCCTTGATTGCATTCTAATTCTAAGTGGATTTATATTACACAATGCTAACCTATGTAGCCATACTCAAAACGATGTAACTAATTATCAGCCTAAAATAATACTGAAAACAACATAACTAAGTATTGGCTTACATCTGTATGAAAATGATGTAAAGCTAGATGTTAACTAAAGTTTTCACTCCAAGACAGTTAGCCATTTTCCTACCCAATGACCTTAGCCTGTCTCCACAAGTACATCATTGCACATCAATCTAGCAGCTAGTTCTGCAGAAAATTAATTATCTACCAAACCTTGATGATAGTACAAGACGCACAAACAAATAAATAAGTTTTCTTTTGATAGGTTAATACTGCAAACAGGAAAGGTAGACATGCAAGATAGACTAAACGTTGAGCTCTGAATCATTTAGGATGTACTAATAAAATAGCATTTCCTCATATGAGTGGTATTTGTTGGCCATCCTTTTTTAGGCAAAGTTGTCCGGACACTTATCACTTCAGATATCAATAGAAACTCGGTTTCCTCGCATAGAAAACCTTCGAGAAACTTGCGTCGTGCTAGAACTATATGTTCTGACTTTTGGAAAAAAGAGAGAGCATATGTTCCCTTGTATGTAAAGAACAAAGATTACACATGAGACAAGTCAACATGGCTATCTACGAACTATCAGCTGCTGATGTTACTATGGGATTTGAAAAGGATATTCACTGGTACAAAAATGTAAATTGAATAGCACATGTATAAGCAGAGAATAGCACCAAACTTTATAGCTTAACAAGTAAAAGGATCCCCCCATTTACCTTGTTCTCCAAGGGAGAGGCCACCAGATTCACCTAGTAGTAGAATGAGCCTGTAAGCCCCACAAAAGAAAAATCAAAGTTAACGCTCAGAATTTTAAACAGATAGTCATGACTCATGATATGTCTCAATATTACATTATTATTACAATAACATTATACCTTGCCACCAGTCGCCATGAGAATCTGCAGCTGGATCCTTCTTGTCTGCCTTGTACTGGAAAAACACACATTAAATTCAAAGTCTTGCAGGAGTGCAGAGTAATTCGTAATGATCTAAAAAACTGTGACATAACTACGAATTACAACAACGAGTTCTATTTCTGGGTATAGTATTTCTTACATCAGTGGGGGGTTCTGTCCCTTGCTTGGTTGTAGAGCTGCCGTAAAAATAGTCTCGACCACCATAATGCACAGATGATCCAAAACAAGATGTATCAACCGGATCTTGTGGCGGTGAATGTTTACTATCCTTGGTGCAGGTGGAACGACTTCTGGATGGAGCCCATTGGGTTTTACCATCTGGAAATAAAATTGATCTTTCTTCAGTTCATTTGCAGTTGTATCACCTAAGTGCTTCCAAACTAAGTAAGATGATCAACCCAGATAGTAAACAGTCGAAAGTCATGGAAAGCAGAGTTAGAGGTCAAAAGTATTTCTGAGTCGACAAACCCATGTATATATACACACTGAACTCCTGCATCTATCATCTATACAAATGGTAATTATATCCTAATGAGTGTCAAGATTCATCTGGGAATGGAACTATTCTCTCGATGCAAAGGCTGTTCAGTTTTATTAACACAACAGTTTCCTCCTAATAGCATATAGGTAGCAGAAATAAGACGAGACTTGAGTGATTCCACGAGTACCTGTCATGCCAGGTTGTGCGCTGCCGCTCTGACCTTTGTAGAGAATGCTATACAAGTCCTGATCTTTCCCATTTGCCTTGAAAACGAAAGGAAAAGGCAAGAAAGAATTTTACTAATGTATAACAACGACAAAGAAATGCTTGgcaactatatatatatatatatatcaactTTTATAGGGAAATTACGTATCCATATCACCATAACGCTTAATAATCCTCTAAAATCGTGTTTTTGGAAAATATTAAGATAGTAGCACGTCCTCATAGAAAAGGGGGCGTATCCACATCGAAAACACATCAAACTTTTGTGAGCATAACAAAAATGGAAAGGGGAAATTATGGTATATATAACTAGTAACGCGCCTGCACGCGAAGAAACCCATCTGCATCATCGTAAACAATAAAGttaaagagaaaaaaaaatccaCGTCGAGCGTGAACGTCACACGGAGGCATAACATCGAACAGGAGATGGACATCAACAAACTTACCCCGGGCGCCGGCGGATAGAACAAGCTGCTCAACGGGGACTCGGGGTcgttggcggcggcggtggcggccccGGTGCGGCGGGGAGAGGACTTCTTGGGCTCCATGGCGTGAGGCTGGTGCTGGGCGGAGGACTTCTTGGGCTCCATTTGGGGTCGGAAAGGGGAGCTGCGATGGATTAGGGCACGTGAAGCGGttgcaggcggcggcggagagacgGGGACTCTAGGGAACACTCAACTGCTCGCCTCGTGGCGCTCTGTGCTCCGGCCTCCATGCGTGACCCCGCATTTAAAGGCCCGGGGCAGGGACTTAGGCCGGTGGTTTCGTTGATTTACAAGGGTCTGTACGCAAAATTGTAGATATGCTCACCCATTACTTTGCCCATAAGAAAATCTTTATTTAAATGCAGGCTTCCATGTCTGCTGCATGCATAAGGGTATCCCACCTCCAACAACTAATGAGGTAGTTGGGGTGGTATATGTAGTGATGCTGCTATAAGTTCATAATGTTGTAGCGATGCAAATTTTATTTTGAAGTGTTTGGATAACTCTACTTCAAAGAGAAGTACTTAGATGTACAGCAGGATTCCTAGAGAGAAACTTAAAGTAAATAAATGCACAGTAATTTGAGGAGCAATGATATGGTAGCATATCAAACAAGAGATGCATGCATGTAATAAATTATTTTCACAACATTAGATCTTGTTTTTGAAGTTAAACTAGTGTGTGGTACTATGTGGTGTAAACACCCGGAGATCGAAAGACAATGACTTTTCTATATGACAACAATCAAGATGCTTGTATGTATTAAATCATTTCTTCCATCTTATTTTTAAAGTTAAACTAGTGTATAGTGTAAGGTAACATAAAGACACGAAAACCAAAAGAAGAGGTGGCAATTCAACGGCAAGTAAAAGACAATAGAGGCTTGACAAAGGTTGGAGGTGGTGGCATATCTATTAGGTAGGCGGCGTAATAGCAGAAGAGTACAAGTAAGAGAATGGTATGAAATATCATTTAGACATAGAAAGCGATCAGTTGGTTATAGGTATGGACAAGAGGCGGCGCCATGACAACTGCTTGGTGGCAGaggcaaagaaagaagaaggcaCGCCAACCTAGCTAGTAACGGGTCCTTTTCTTAGATAGACGCAAATAGGGGAAAAGATAATGGAAACTTGGAATATCGGTGATGGTCGGAAGGCAAGGTGTCAAGGTGTCATGTTTGGCGCAATATGTCGACGTGGATTGAGTGGTGGAATGGCACTGCCATGAAGAGCACACATGCTAGGACACAACGAAAGAACTACTATTGAAATTTATTGTGAAGGAACTATGTCTTTCTGGGAATTGTTAGGAGAGATGAAGGTGAGAAGATGAAGGCACTTTTGCTAGCGAGTAGAGACAACATAGGCAAACAGAGGTAAGAAGGCGGTGGCGCATATGAGGTAGATGGACAACCGCGCAAGCAAACAATGGAGGTGTAATAGGAGGTGGCACGTTGACCTGGAGTGAAAAGGAGGTCGGTGGTGGTGATATGAACATAGGAAAGGGACGATGACACGTAAACCAGGAGCAGCAAAGCTAGTAGTATAGTTGTGTGTGGTGGTATGGTTATGTATCATTCTAGGACGACAAGTTGTCAATGCCAAAGACAATGACTCAAAGGGATGTAAATTGCTGTGCTATGGCAACAATAATCATATATTGAGTATAACTAGTAGTCAAGATGACGTAGGTATGAGAGATGGATTCAAAGAGAGAACCAACAATGCATGGTGATATTTGTATATGTAAAGGTTCTATATTTGTGGTAAGCTCAAGTGTAGGCATAGTGGGTGTCCAATTTTGGTATGATGGCATGTTGGATTTCTTTCTTGTATGTTAACAATTCCTTTATAATTTGACAAGGTGTCAGGGCAGGTAGGGAAATGGATCAACAATATCTTATTATGGTAATCATAAACATAAAAACTAGTATATGGTGGCAACTTTAATCGACACTTCAGTTTCCTTTGCCTCTAGTAAAAAAATGCTGTTATATGCAGTCAAAGTTGTTATATTGATCTTTATATTTGTTAAGATGGAACATTAACAAATAATATGAGTGGAATTATCTAAAAGAAAATACATACACAATTCCTCCGCTCTCTGCCCTACAAAATTCCTGGGCCATCCTATCCTATCGTCAAATCAAAGAGAGGCAAATGGTAAACCTTCTAGTGCAATTAACCCCCGACGTATTGTCATTTGCGTTCCGATGCAGGCAACACGTCGAATTGGTAGGTCTGCTTTGGGATAAGATAGCGTATGTGGGGGCCCACAGGCCATACGTCCACGCGTGGGACCTAGGCCCATTTGGCATGGTCATGAGCGACACGTGTGCAAGTGGGGGGAGAAATGACGCTGCAAGCCTGCAACTGAACACGACAACaagtagtgaaaaatgagctCTTCAGTCAACATTCGACATCGTTTTGGATCAGGTTACGTTAGCAATAGTTTGTGCCATTACATCTGAGAGGAAAAGCCAAGAAGACGACAGAAACATGACCTCGGATAAAATAATCCGCCATGTGTATTTAAGGTTGCATGGGCTCTTCATCATCAAcaacaaaaaaaaggaaagcAAAGATGCATGGACCTAATTTTACGGCGAATTTTCTAAGCTCCCCTTTTGGGCATGAACATGTGCCACTTCCATCACCAAGGAGTTCGTTCCTTCACGGGCCACTCAGAAAATAAATGAGAAAGGTGTTCCGTTCCTCCCTTCCTCTACAGCCTACAGGCGGCTACAGGCGCAGCAATGGATCAAGCAAGCAAGGAGCAAGCTCCGCCGGGAACTAGCAGATAGAAAGATAGAGATTCCCATCGCCACCACGCGCACGCTCTGACCTCGCACTGGCGAAGAATCCACACATGCCACTGGGTGCTCCTGCAGCCGGGCACGGCATATACCCAAGGCCCCCCTTTGCTCGCCCAGCCCCGCCCCCCTTTGACCTCACCGATTCCATTCCCCGCCCTTATCGCCGCCTCCTCTTTCCACTCCGGCCAGTTGGACCACCCCCCACGGCCATGGCCATCGACCGCCGCGCCAGGAATATCCACCTCCTCCTGCCTTCTTGCGCCTTTCCCTCCCGGCTTCTTTCCGTGCCGGATTCCACGAGCTTTTCCGTGCGTGCGTATTCCCCCCATCCGTCGCCAGTCGGCAACAAGTGTCGTTGCACGACGGCACGAGCCTGCAGTGTTCGACCGAGTCACCACCGGGATTCCTGGCAGCTGCGCGGATCGAGGTTCTCCGCCGGCGTGAGGTGTCTCGCCGCGACGCCGCGTCAGTTGTAGAGCCCGCGACGAAACAAACTGCGGCGGGCAGCCAGGCCACGACCCGCGTACGTGCGCGCGGATGCGAATCTCGCGCGGCGAGCGAGCACGGCACCTGTAGCCTCGGCATAGGCTGGGACACGGCCGCCGGCCGCGTGCGTGTCGATCGAGCGTGTGCATGGAGTGATCCGTGGCCTGTGGGGGCGGAGCAGACTGGAGACTGGAGACCAGCCTAGCCTAGCTACGGACCGGCGCTCGCAATCCGCCGAACTCCCATCGGTTGGTTGGGCTGGTCCAAAAGGCACGGCAAGATCGCAACATTTCAACGCCCGGATCTCCGAGTACGAAAAGAGCCTCGCGATCGAGTGGGATGCATGGTCTCTGCCTGTTCCAAGAAGTTGGCCAGGCCACAACCTGATCCGCTTACCTGGTGCCCGCATTGCCTGGCGAGCTCGCACACGCAACACTGCAACAGGGCAACATGCACTCGTCGTCCACACATCTGTCGCGCCACCATAGGCTCCTCTCCAGGCGCATGTTGTGATCAGGGGAAGGAAGGATTGGCATCGTCATCAGTCGCCTATCTTGACTGGATAATCATGCACTGTACTAAATCTAACCGGAACGCGAACACGACGGGCACGCCGACGATCATGAGTGCCTGATCGATCCGGCGGTGGGGACTGGAGGCTGCGGCCGGCTAGTGGAGATGTTATCTGAAGCGGATTTGCGTTCGTGACGAAGATGCTGTCTGCTTTTGGGGCAGGCGATCAGGAGACGAGAACATGAGAACATGCACGGCGCACGTACGCGCGCACTGCACTGCACGCATCGCGGCCCGGCGATCATCCTTATCTCGATCGATAGATATCCCTGCGCAAGattccgccggccggccggcagccGAGATCGAGCTAGCTAGATCCGTCCAGGTCCGTCGAGGCCACTCGCGGCGGTGGCAGCGGCCGGCCGGTGGGCGGGGTCCCTCAGAATCGCCGTGAGGCCGGCGCCCCCGTCCACACGACCCGATTCGCCCTCGCGATTTTTTCCGATCCCCGGCGATCCCCGCTAGCCGGTGGCCCGGGGCAGCAACGCTCGCTCGCGCGCTGATGCCGAGCGCAACGTGGCTGGCCGCCCAATAATCGCTGCGCCCTTCGGAGCCTCTCTCTACACGTGCACGCGCGCGGGGCATGCGGGCATCCGCCGGTAGGCCCGCGCCGACGTGTCGCTGATGCGGCGCCggtccggccggccgccgccgccgcaccccgcCTTTCTATCCTGTTCGCCAACGACGGCGACGCGCGGCCGGGGTGGCGAGAGCGACGTACAGCGACGGGTCGAtgctgccggccggccggcgcgccGGGTCGAACACTCGATCGAGCTAGCTATAGCTATTCGGAATTCGGGCCGGAAACCCGTCTCTGTCCGATCCATCCCGGCGCACCGcatgaaagaaaaaaaaagcaggGGTTTGCATCCGGCGAGAAGCACTGGGTGATGGGTCGTGGGCCGGCCGGCCGAGGCCGGAGCGGTGGAGCTGGTCGCGCGCGCGAGCGAGGCGGCCGTCGCCCCGTCCATGGTCGACACGCCGGCCTGCCGAGCAGGTGGGCGCGGCATGGGAGCTCGGACGGGATAAGGAAGCGAATTCGGCGCCGGCCACGTTAAGCGAATGAGGCCGGCCGGGAAGCTTTCGGGAGCCGTCCAATCCGGCTCCGGATCGGATCGATCGGTCGATGGGGAAAGGTGTCAGAGCTGCGTGAGGTTCGGGCTGATCCTGGGGAATTGGATGTGGATGCTGTTCTCTCTGTTCGGGGCTAGCGAGAGAGAAAGACAGCTCCGTAGATCTGCCGGAGCAGGGTTTCTAGGCCGTTGGAGTGGTGTCGGGAGGGAGCTGATTTGCCGGAACTGACATGCGAGGTTGTTTCGTCGCCACCTGAGTCACTGATGAGTGGATGAGAGTTTCTAGGGCCAGCATGCAATGTTCCTAGTAATCTTGTCTATATTCTTAAGCATATGTAGCTTGTGGATTTTGTGGCATCTCTTCGACTCAAGAGAGTTAGATGCTATTGTATTAATTAATTCATGGAAATACCGCGGCCTAAAATTTACTCATGCAATTAAATCAATCAATAGTACTGTACATGATTAAGTTGATTGAACAACGAATCTAATTAAAGTCGGCGACATTTGTTTGACGATAAATAACTGCTTTCTTTCCCAGCTGGCTGATTGCCTCCATTCAGCTCCCTCAGTTATGCGAATATACGTACAAATTCAAATTCAGTTGCAATAATATGACTTTTCTCATTGGCGGTAGGCTTTGGAGCTCGTGTAAAATGAGAGGTTGACAACTATTGTAACTATCACAAATTACACACACGGTGATAAGTTCGTAGGGGGATGTTTTATATTGCTTGGATCCTAGTGTGATTGGTTTTGCGGTATTGGGAAGGAGCGCCCTAGTCATATCCTGCGTATATAGGTTTCGGTTGAACCTCGTCAACAAATATTATATCTCTCGCGTTATATGTTATCTTGTATCTTTGTCACGGTAGATTTAATTACTCCTTACTAAGTCCAACCGTGATTTGAATCTAACCCAAATTAGGAGATCATCAAATATTTAGC
Protein-coding sequences here:
- the LOC112892039 gene encoding rop guanine nucleotide exchange factor 7-like, with product MGSAGEEEEREARSEAAFTDSADGSSSSSDAASTDEWPPAPARKPGCCASDSEVARQQHKPKRRAPSEMEMMKERFAKLLLGEDMSGSGKGVCTALAISNAITNLCATIFGQLWRLEPLPPEKKAMWRREMDWLLCVSDHIVELVPTWQSFPDGTRLEIMTSRPRSDLYINLPALRKLDHMLLEILESFRDPEFWYVEQGIAAPDCDSSASFRSAFHRRDEKWWLPVPRVPPGGLHDKTRKQLQHKRDCANQILKAAMAINSNSLAEMEVPESYLDSLPKNGRTTLGDIIYRYITSDQFSPECLLDCLDLSTEHQALEIANRVEASVYVWRRRVAPKLVNGLGRSSSARSSWGMVKDMMVDMEKRELLAERAEGLLICLKQRFPGLTQTSLDMSKIQYNKDVGKSILESYSRVLESLASNIVTRIDDLLNIDELNRHAEQFSATGDADCKIACSQTAVPSFPVPTSGTPFMTAYATPSFSPAQLASPSKKEKTSLTPGRRSQHSRSVGAKKALTDHVGTEVKGMIISSGMMIDVSTTTEL
- the LOC112892043 gene encoding non-specific lipid-transfer protein 1-like, with protein sequence MELQARCLCVVAMLLVAGLAGMETAHGAGECGRAPVDQVALKLAPCAAATQNPRAAVPPACCAQVRAIGRNPKCLCAVMLSGTARKAGVKPAVAMTIPKRCAIANRPVGYKCGPYTLP
- the LOC112892042 gene encoding uncharacterized protein LOC112892042; translated protein: MEPKKSSAQHQPHAMEPKKSSPRRTGAATAAANDPESPLSSLFYPPAPGANGKDQDLYSILYKGQSGSAQPGMTDGKTQWAPSRSRSTCTKDSKHSPPQDPVDTSCFGSSVHYGGRDYFYGSSTTKQGTEPPTDYKADKKDPAADSHGDWWQGSFYY